A genome region from Paradevosia shaoguanensis includes the following:
- the nadC gene encoding carboxylating nicotinate-nucleotide diphosphorylase, producing MHIITSPVAELPRPLVDKAVLSALEEDLGLAGDLTSQATLPPQATAAAVLSVREAGVIAGLALPAAAFRLIGDGLTFEASVADGDTVEAGTVVARVWGNARLMMMAERVALNFINHLSGIATLTRIYARELEGTSTRICDTRKTTPGLRAFEKYAVRCGGGVNHRYALDDAILIKDNHIAVAGGVTAAFKAARAFAGHLVAIEIEVETLEQLEEALAAGAKIVLLDNMDDATLCKAVELTAGRATLEASGGVKLERLKAIAATGVDYISTSQITMSARPLDLGLDIEIGH from the coding sequence ATGCATATCATCACTTCACCGGTGGCTGAACTGCCCCGACCGTTGGTCGACAAGGCAGTCCTCTCCGCGCTCGAGGAAGACCTGGGATTGGCAGGCGATCTGACCAGCCAGGCAACGCTTCCTCCACAGGCGACAGCGGCAGCAGTGCTCTCGGTGCGCGAAGCCGGCGTGATCGCGGGTCTTGCCCTGCCCGCTGCGGCGTTCCGGCTGATCGGCGACGGCCTCACTTTCGAAGCGTCGGTGGCGGATGGCGACACAGTAGAAGCCGGTACCGTGGTGGCGCGCGTATGGGGCAATGCCCGACTGATGATGATGGCCGAGCGCGTAGCGCTCAATTTCATCAACCACCTCAGCGGCATCGCAACTCTCACACGCATCTATGCCCGTGAGCTGGAAGGCACCAGCACGCGCATCTGCGACACGCGCAAGACCACGCCGGGGCTGCGCGCTTTCGAGAAATACGCCGTGCGCTGCGGCGGGGGCGTCAACCACCGCTATGCGCTCGATGACGCGATACTCATCAAGGACAACCATATCGCCGTCGCCGGTGGTGTGACGGCGGCATTCAAGGCTGCGCGCGCCTTTGCGGGACATCTGGTCGCCATCGAGATCGAAGTCGAAACGCTCGAGCAGTTGGAGGAGGCTTTGGCAGCTGGCGCCAAAATCGTTCTCCTCGACAACATGGACGATGCGACATTGTGCAAGGCAGTCGAGCTCACGGCAGGCCGCGCAACGCTGGAGGCTTCCGGCGGCGTCAAGCTGGAGCGCCTCAAGGCGATTGCGGCGACCGGTGTCGACTATATTTCGACCAGCCAGATTACCATGTCTGCCCGCCCACTCGATCTCGGGCTCGATATCGAGATCGGCCACTGA
- the cysQ gene encoding 3'(2'),5'-bisphosphate nucleotidase CysQ → MTDLLELMLDASIAAARVINDVYSRPFEVIEKSDGSPVTQADAAAEAVILRMLAPTGIPVLAEESAAAGRIPVLGDRFFVVDPLDGTKEFVKRNGEFTVNIALVEHGAPTLGVVLAPATGECFAGSKAGAFACRIVDGRAEERVAIHVDCSAPMRVVASRSHGHRALASLIDALKVESDVSVGSSLKFCLLARGDAQLYPRFTPTSEWDTAAGQAVLEGAGGVVITLDEQPLRYGKAANGFINPFFVAASSPDLARKAAMQMRDVADLQLPD, encoded by the coding sequence ATGACCGACCTTCTCGAACTCATGCTCGATGCGTCGATCGCCGCCGCGCGCGTGATCAACGACGTCTATAGCCGTCCGTTCGAGGTCATTGAAAAATCTGACGGCTCACCGGTCACCCAGGCCGATGCTGCGGCCGAGGCCGTGATCCTGCGCATGCTGGCGCCAACAGGTATTCCGGTGCTGGCGGAAGAGAGTGCAGCTGCGGGACGCATCCCCGTCCTTGGCGATCGATTCTTCGTGGTCGATCCGCTCGACGGCACGAAGGAATTCGTCAAACGCAATGGCGAGTTCACCGTCAATATCGCGCTGGTGGAACACGGTGCGCCAACGCTCGGCGTCGTGCTCGCGCCGGCGACCGGCGAATGCTTCGCGGGAAGCAAGGCTGGGGCCTTTGCCTGCCGCATCGTCGATGGCCGCGCCGAGGAGCGGGTGGCGATCCATGTCGATTGTAGCGCGCCGATGCGCGTGGTCGCCAGCCGCTCGCACGGACACAGGGCGCTGGCCAGCCTGATCGATGCGCTCAAAGTCGAAAGCGACGTGTCGGTCGGCTCATCGCTCAAGTTCTGCTTGCTGGCGCGTGGCGATGCGCAACTCTATCCGCGCTTCACGCCTACATCCGAGTGGGATACCGCGGCTGGCCAGGCGGTTCTGGAGGGAGCCGGCGGCGTGGTCATCACGCTCGACGAACAGCCGCTTCGCTATGGAAAAGCCGCAAATGGGTTTATTAATCCGTTCTTCGTGGCAGCCAGCAGTCCAGACCTTGCGCGCAAGGCAGCCATGCAAATGCGGGATGTAGCGGATTTGCAGCTTCCCGACTAA
- a CDS encoding PadR family transcriptional regulator: MNVRTVCLSILYEGEATGYEIRRMTVEGECAYFVEASFGSIYPALAKMEAEGLVTSRVEPQDGKPAKKIYAITEAGRRAFVASLFEPLGEDVYRSPFLLFARYAHLLPASLVETRLNEQLNKMGEDKKKLEDVLQSHQPLSAADAWVVRYGLSVMEVAQQHMASHMRELIAMARPDTEAAEAAE; this comes from the coding sequence ATGAATGTCAGAACGGTCTGCCTTTCGATCCTCTATGAGGGCGAAGCGACGGGATACGAGATTCGCCGGATGACGGTGGAGGGCGAGTGCGCCTATTTCGTGGAAGCGAGCTTCGGCTCGATTTACCCTGCGCTAGCCAAGATGGAAGCCGAAGGCCTGGTCACCAGCCGTGTCGAGCCGCAGGACGGCAAGCCGGCCAAGAAAATCTACGCCATCACGGAAGCCGGCCGGCGCGCCTTCGTCGCGTCGCTGTTCGAGCCGCTTGGCGAAGATGTCTACCGTTCACCCTTCCTCCTCTTCGCGCGCTACGCGCATCTGCTGCCGGCCAGCCTGGTCGAGACCCGGCTCAACGAGCAGCTGAACAAGATGGGTGAAGACAAGAAAAAGCTGGAGGACGTCCTCCAGTCTCACCAGCCGCTCAGCGCCGCAGACGCCTGGGTGGTTCGTTACGGATTATCGGTGATGGAGGTTGCGCAGCAGCATATGGCTTCCCATATGCGCGAGCTAATCGCGATGGCGCGCCCTGACACCGAGGCCGCAGAAGCGGCAGAATAG
- a CDS encoding efflux RND transporter periplasmic adaptor subunit, whose protein sequence is MRAFFSYGVAFLIILAAGAWLSTGTLIQGGQGPGNGERHIVELVDGGKEGPVKTALETSGVLSEPEHHTDVDPALTIAQRQEKTQGETAPARSVRIQTFTAKDMPIEVPLRGQTKAKATVTAAAETTGIVASVTVSKGQAVKTGDLLCTLDQGTRQAAVAQAEASLAQAQTAYTSTQALVNKGSAASNTLVGVEASLKAAQAAVDQAKAELDRTEIRAKSGGIVQDPLTTVGSMLSAGAPCATIVQMDPILFTGNVPEARIGYARLGLPATVSTVTGKTAEGKVSFIASVADAATRSFPIEIEIPNADGSLQAGLTASATVNLGSAAAQLLPQSVLTLDDEGTLGVRAVENDKVAFFPVTIISDTRDGVLVTGLPTTLDVITVGQEFVQTGQTVNASKADGA, encoded by the coding sequence ATGCGTGCATTTTTTTCTTACGGCGTAGCCTTCCTGATCATATTGGCGGCAGGCGCATGGCTCTCGACCGGGACGCTCATTCAGGGCGGCCAGGGTCCGGGCAATGGCGAACGCCATATCGTTGAACTCGTTGACGGCGGCAAGGAAGGCCCGGTCAAGACTGCGCTCGAAACTTCGGGCGTACTCTCCGAACCCGAGCACCATACCGACGTCGACCCTGCTCTGACCATTGCCCAGCGGCAGGAAAAGACCCAGGGTGAAACCGCGCCGGCCCGCTCGGTGCGCATCCAGACCTTCACCGCCAAGGACATGCCGATCGAAGTTCCGCTTCGCGGCCAGACCAAGGCCAAGGCCACCGTGACCGCTGCTGCCGAAACCACCGGCATCGTGGCTTCGGTTACCGTGTCCAAGGGCCAGGCGGTCAAGACCGGCGATCTTCTCTGCACCCTTGACCAGGGTACCCGCCAGGCTGCCGTGGCACAGGCTGAGGCCTCCCTCGCCCAGGCGCAGACGGCCTATACCAGCACGCAGGCGCTGGTGAACAAGGGCTCCGCCGCCTCCAACACCCTGGTTGGCGTCGAGGCTTCGCTCAAGGCCGCCCAGGCGGCCGTCGACCAGGCCAAGGCCGAACTCGACCGCACCGAAATCCGGGCCAAGAGCGGCGGCATCGTGCAGGATCCGCTGACCACGGTCGGCTCCATGCTCTCTGCCGGTGCGCCCTGCGCTACGATCGTCCAGATGGACCCGATCCTCTTCACCGGCAACGTGCCGGAAGCCCGGATCGGCTATGCCCGCCTCGGCCTGCCCGCCACGGTTTCGACCGTTACCGGCAAGACCGCCGAGGGCAAGGTCAGCTTCATCGCCTCGGTGGCCGATGCCGCTACCCGCTCGTTCCCGATCGAGATCGAGATCCCCAATGCCGATGGCTCGCTCCAGGCTGGCCTGACCGCATCGGCGACAGTCAATCTCGGCTCCGCCGCAGCTCAACTGTTGCCGCAGTCTGTGCTGACCCTTGACGACGAAGGCACGCTTGGCGTGCGCGCCGTCGAGAACGACAAGGTGGCCTTCTTCCCGGTCACCATCATTAGCGATACACGCGATGGCGTTCTGGTCACGGGCCTGCCCACGACGCTGGATGTCATCACTGTCGGGCAGGAATTCGTCCAGACCGGGCAGACCGTGAACGCCAGCAAGGCTGATGGGGCTTAA
- a CDS encoding efflux RND transporter permease subunit — protein MLDFIERILRMPRVVLTIMALLMIAGFGAYTSLPKESFPAIDIPYFYVSVSQTGVSPYDAERLLAKPIEDRIKDLDGLENYSTTSTTGHASVFLEFNVNADKDKALADIRAKLDGVTGDLPTDATTPTVTEISFSGMPSLSVALYGSVPERALVEKAKDLKKRLEEIPDVQSVTISGARDEMLAVTIDTNRLEAYGLTAAQLMDALAKNNMVVPGGTLDTGKGAFNVEVPGLITNAADVYSLPLKTDGNTVVTFGDVATVQRTFKDATEYAHVNGQPAITLGVVKKLGTNVISISDEVRKVTSEFTASWPDGIEHSFLVDQADSTKSLYRSLEAAVLTAVALVMITCVATLGIRPAIMIGTSIPISFMIAFLVVQLMGMTVNMMIMFGLVLAVGVLVDDPIVVVEYAERKLAEGYDKKEAFIMAARKMFVPVVSATFTTLGAFIPLLFWPGIIGKFMSYLPIIVIVVMVASLVSALIFMPVIGGIIARAHIDEEEKEAADIVMYPDKFDLKKVRGFSGHYVRLLSVLLHYPLITLPVGLGIIAVIFGLYITHPTGMEAFPASEPEFGTVNVIARGNYSPVEIRDLLVEVETQILQVPGIQDSIMTFAGSGGNMMGSSAPPDTIGQFNLQLLPWNDRVKAEEIFANIRERTKDIPGLQVQIAAQENGPPAGKAINLRVESTNYADLAPAVAKLRNFIENDLGDTVDVEDGRPSPGIDWEVTIDRAEAAKYGIGVRELSPYVQLVTSGVKLGTYRPDDATDELDIRVRLPQDERTFDTLDNLRIMTTAGLVPVSNFIERKAVPKVANIQRRNGVYVMNVAANLLPGVATDQKIEELKAWQAKQEWPSTINIAYGGAEEQIGDTNAFIVQAFGMAMFLIFFVLLLEYNSFYQVLVTLSTVIMSLAGVLLGMLVTGMSFSAIMTGLGIVALAGIVVKNGIVLIDTYNHYRRDDDVEPVKAMLLTAAQRVRPVLLTATVTALGVIPMALNIEFDFIRREIVVGGLAGSWFVHLSAALVSGLFFSTALTLIMVPTMITAPHVIKHQLGWVGTLIGRGFGALLSPFRRRQVAETPEGVAVEIPPDADSAKKYIRTDGNGLVETEKDGVTIVSRQDAAE, from the coding sequence ATGCTTGATTTCATCGAACGCATCCTTCGGATGCCGCGAGTAGTCCTGACGATCATGGCGTTGCTCATGATCGCGGGCTTCGGCGCCTATACGTCGCTGCCGAAGGAAAGCTTCCCGGCCATCGATATCCCCTACTTCTACGTTTCGGTAAGCCAGACCGGCGTTTCGCCCTATGACGCCGAGCGCCTGCTGGCCAAGCCTATCGAAGACCGCATCAAGGACCTCGACGGTCTCGAGAACTATTCGACGACCTCGACCACCGGCCATGCCTCGGTCTTCCTCGAGTTCAACGTGAATGCCGACAAGGACAAAGCCCTCGCCGACATCCGCGCCAAGCTCGACGGCGTGACCGGCGACCTGCCGACCGATGCAACCACCCCGACGGTGACCGAGATTTCGTTCTCGGGCATGCCGTCGCTGTCGGTTGCCCTTTACGGTTCGGTGCCTGAGCGCGCCCTCGTCGAGAAGGCCAAGGATCTCAAGAAGCGCCTGGAAGAAATTCCGGACGTGCAGAGCGTCACCATTTCGGGTGCACGTGATGAGATGCTTGCCGTCACCATCGACACCAATCGCCTCGAAGCCTACGGCCTCACCGCTGCCCAGCTCATGGACGCGCTGGCCAAGAACAACATGGTCGTGCCCGGCGGCACGCTCGACACCGGCAAGGGTGCCTTCAACGTTGAAGTGCCCGGCCTCATCACCAATGCCGCCGACGTCTACTCGCTGCCGCTCAAGACCGACGGCAATACCGTCGTGACGTTCGGCGACGTGGCCACTGTCCAGCGTACCTTCAAGGACGCGACCGAATATGCCCATGTGAACGGCCAGCCGGCCATCACCCTGGGCGTGGTCAAGAAGCTCGGCACCAACGTCATCTCAATCTCCGACGAAGTCCGCAAGGTTACGTCTGAGTTCACGGCCAGCTGGCCGGATGGCATCGAGCACTCGTTCCTGGTGGACCAGGCCGACTCGACCAAGAGCCTCTACCGCTCGCTTGAAGCAGCCGTGCTGACCGCCGTTGCGCTGGTGATGATCACCTGCGTGGCGACCCTCGGTATCCGTCCTGCCATCATGATCGGCACCTCGATCCCGATCTCGTTCATGATCGCCTTCCTCGTCGTCCAGCTCATGGGCATGACCGTCAACATGATGATCATGTTCGGCCTCGTGCTGGCAGTGGGCGTGCTCGTGGACGACCCGATCGTGGTCGTGGAATACGCGGAACGAAAGCTCGCCGAAGGCTACGACAAGAAGGAAGCCTTCATCATGGCCGCGCGCAAGATGTTCGTGCCGGTGGTTTCGGCCACCTTCACGACGCTCGGCGCGTTCATTCCGCTGCTCTTCTGGCCGGGCATCATCGGCAAGTTCATGAGCTACCTGCCGATCATCGTGATCGTGGTCATGGTGGCCTCGCTGGTCTCTGCCCTCATCTTCATGCCGGTCATCGGCGGCATCATCGCCCGTGCCCATATCGATGAAGAAGAGAAGGAAGCCGCCGATATCGTGATGTATCCGGACAAGTTCGACCTCAAGAAGGTTCGCGGCTTCTCCGGTCACTACGTGCGCCTGCTCTCGGTGCTGCTGCACTACCCGCTGATTACCCTGCCAGTGGGCCTGGGCATCATCGCGGTGATCTTCGGCCTCTACATCACCCACCCAACCGGCATGGAAGCCTTCCCGGCGTCCGAACCGGAATTCGGCACGGTCAACGTCATCGCCCGCGGCAACTACTCGCCGGTCGAGATCCGTGACCTGCTGGTGGAAGTCGAGACGCAGATCCTTCAGGTTCCGGGCATCCAAGACTCCATCATGACCTTCGCCGGTTCGGGCGGGAACATGATGGGCTCGAGCGCCCCGCCGGATACGATCGGCCAGTTCAACCTGCAGCTCCTGCCGTGGAACGACCGCGTCAAGGCTGAGGAGATCTTTGCCAATATCCGTGAGCGCACCAAGGACATCCCGGGTCTGCAGGTGCAGATCGCCGCTCAGGAAAACGGCCCGCCGGCAGGCAAGGCCATCAACCTGCGCGTCGAAAGCACCAACTATGCCGACCTCGCTCCTGCGGTTGCCAAGCTGCGCAACTTCATCGAAAACGACCTGGGCGATACGGTGGACGTCGAAGACGGCCGCCCCTCCCCCGGTATCGACTGGGAAGTGACGATCGATCGTGCGGAAGCTGCCAAGTACGGCATCGGCGTGCGTGAGCTCTCGCCCTATGTCCAGCTCGTGACTTCCGGCGTGAAGCTGGGCACGTACCGTCCGGATGATGCGACCGACGAACTCGATATCCGCGTTCGCCTGCCGCAGGACGAGCGCACCTTCGATACGCTCGACAACCTGCGCATCATGACCACTGCCGGTCTCGTCCCTGTCTCGAACTTCATCGAGCGCAAGGCCGTACCGAAGGTGGCCAACATCCAGCGTCGCAATGGCGTCTACGTGATGAACGTGGCTGCCAACCTGCTGCCGGGTGTAGCGACGGACCAGAAGATCGAGGAACTCAAGGCCTGGCAGGCCAAGCAGGAATGGCCCTCGACCATCAACATCGCCTATGGCGGTGCGGAAGAGCAGATCGGCGATACCAATGCCTTCATCGTGCAGGCATTCGGCATGGCGATGTTCCTGATCTTCTTCGTGCTGCTGCTTGAGTACAACAGCTTCTACCAGGTGCTGGTGACACTCTCGACGGTGATCATGTCTCTCGCAGGCGTGCTGCTAGGCATGCTGGTGACCGGCATGAGCTTCTCGGCGATCATGACGGGCCTGGGTATCGTGGCCCTGGCAGGTATCGTGGTGAAGAACGGCATCGTGCTGATCGACACCTACAACCACTACCGTCGCGACGATGACGTCGAGCCGGTCAAGGCCATGCTGCTCACGGCCGCACAGCGCGTGCGTCCGGTGCTGCTGACCGCGACCGTGACGGCGCTGGGCGTCATCCCGATGGCGCTCAACATCGAGTTCGACTTCATCCGCCGCGAAATTGTGGTGGGGGGCCTCGCCGGTTCTTGGTTCGTGCACCTGTCAGCCGCACTGGTCTCGGGCCTGTTCTTCTCGACGGCCCTGACCCTGATCATGGTTCCGACCATGATCACGGCCCCGCACGTGATCAAGCACCAGCTCGGCTGGGTGGGTACGCTCATCGGCCGCGGCTTCGGCGCCCTGCTCTCGCCCTTCCGTCGCCGCCAGGTTGCGGAAACGCCGGAAGGCGTGGCGGTGGAGATCCCGCCGGATGCCGACAGCGCCAAGAAGTACATCCGTACCGATGGCAACGGCCTGGTCGAAACCGAAAAGGACGGCGTGACCATCGTGTCCCGCCAGGATGCCGCCGAGTAA